A window of Cryptomeria japonica chromosome 3, Sugi_1.0, whole genome shotgun sequence contains these coding sequences:
- the LOC131059787 gene encoding subtilisin-like protease SBT4.14 codes for MAGAGITHSTFPFIFLLILVSTTASEDLNEKLYIVYMGDKQDYSQTAAATSHFSLLHSLLGSHEAAQKSLVHSYSKSFNGFAAWLSSSHVQHLSNVDGVVSVFESKNIELLTSKSWDFVGLPLTQQTNHLEYQSDVIVGVIETGVWPESECFNDAGLGPVPSKWRGVCQTTPDFKACNKKLIGASFYYKGIGSQPPAGEFVSPRDLSGHGTHTSSIAAGSIVRNASLFGLAQGDVRGGVPGARIAIYKVCWLNSCNCADILAAFDDAIYDGVDVISVSLGVGILKYDYFEDCIAIGAFHSMKRGILTSNGACNDGTLGSVCNYSPWSLTVAASTIDRHFQSQLNLGNRMSFEGHAINTFTMEQPWYPLVYGGDAANVTGGFSSDDSSACGLYSLDRSTVEGKIVLCHMSNLGDLPDGGVYVSGGAGAIIMYDTMNDTAYSFMVPATVISSEQGEVVKSYINSTRSPIASIGKSVAENDLPAPIVAEFSSKGPNPITPDLLKPDITAPGVDILAAWSNAAPMSMDPLDKRVVDFNILSGTSIACPHATGAAAYVKSFHPDWSPAAIKSALMTTASTLDATLDGNEAAELGYGAGQINPLKAINPGLVYDADANSYTNMLCSQGYSETSLRLLTGEFISCSSNLSKTGVWELNYPSIMVTSNASEPIFAKVPRTVTNVGPAKSTYQAKIDAPFGMNVTVEPDTLSFNSSNQKMSYNVKIESREVSNDKALLSGALTWSYCNYSVRSPILVYYKVKH; via the exons ATGGCAGGCGCAGGAATAACCCATTCAACGTTTCCCTTCATTTTTCTTCTTATCCTGGTCTCAACAACTGCTTCTGAAGACTTGAATGAAAAG CTTTACATAGTGTACATGGGTGATAAACAAGATTACTCCCAAACAGCAGCAGCTACGTCCCACTTTTCATTGCTTCACTCTCTACTTGGAAG CCATGAGGCAGCACAGAAATCTTTGGTTCATAGTTATTCGAAGAGCTTTAACGGATTTGCAGCTTGGCTTTCATCATCTCATGTCCAACACCTCTCAA ATGTAGACGGTGTAGTTTCGGTGTTTGAAAGCAAAAATATTGAACTTTTGACGAGTAAATCATGGGATTTTGTGGGACTACCTCTGACTCAACAAACCAATCATTTGGAATATCAAAGTGATGTAATTGTTGGAGTTATAGAGACAG GAGTATGGCCGGAATCAGAATGTTTTAATGATGCTGGATTGGGCCCCGTTCCCTCTAAATGGAGGGGAGTGTGCCAGACAACACCCGACTTCAAAGCTTGCAATAA GAAATTAATAGGTGCAAGCTTTTATTATAAGGGCATTGGATCTCAACCACCTGCAGGTGAATTTGTCTCTCCAAGAGATTTATCTGGGCATGGAACACACACCTCTTCCATAGCTGCTGGAAGCATTGTCAGAAATGCCAGCCTCTTTGGACTAGCCCAAGGAGACGTACGTGGGGGAGTACCTGGTGCAAGGATTGCGATATACAAAGTTTGTTGGTTGAATTCATGCAATTGTGCAGATATACTTGCCGCATTTGATGATGCAATCTATGACGGTGTGGATGTCATTTCTGTTTCACTTGGGGTTGGGATTCTCAAGTATGACTACTTTGAAGATTGCATTGCAATAGGAGCATTCCATTCTATGAAGAGAGGAATCTTAACATCAAACGGTGCTTGTAACGATGGCACTTTGGGGTCTGTTTGCAATTATTCCCCCTGGTCTCTGACAGTGGCTGCAAGTACCATTGATCGCCATTTCCAATCACAACTTAATTTGGGAAACCGAATGTCTTTCGAG GGGCATGCTATAAACACGTTCACAATGGAGCAGCCTTGGTATCCTTTAGTATATGGAGGAGACGCTGCTAATGTTACTGGCGGATTTTCTTCAGATGACTCAAG TGCTTGTGGGTTATATTCCCTAGATCGCAGCACAGTGGAAGGGAAAATAGTACTTTGCCACATGTCAAACCTCGGTGATCTGCCAGATGGTGGAGTGTATGTCTCTGGAGGGGCAGGTGCCATAATAATGTACGATACAATGAATGATACAGCTTACTCGTTCATGGTTCCTGCCACAGTTATTTCATCTGAACAGGGAGAGGTTGTCAAATCTTACATCAATTCCACAAG GTCTCCTATTGCAAGTATAGGAAAAAGTGTAGCTGAGAATGATTTACCTGCACCTATAGTAGCTGAATTCTCATCGAAAGGTCCCAACCCAATCACACCAGATCTTCTGAAG CCAGACATCACTGCACCAGGTGTAGATATTCTAGCGGCTTGGTCAAATGCTGCACCAATGAGCATGGATCCTTTGGACAAAAGAGTAGTGGATTTTAACATACTATCTGGAACATCGATCGCATGCCCTCATGCCACAGGAGCAGCTGCCTATGTCAAGTCATTTCATCCTGACTGGTCTCCTGCTGCTATCAAATCCGCTCTCATGACCACAG CATCAACATTGGATGCAACATTAGATGGCAATGAAGCTGCAGAATTAGGATATGGTGCAGGGCAGATTAATCCCCTCAAGGCCATCAATCCAGGTCTTGTGTATGACGCGGATGCAAATTCTTATACCAACATGCTATGTAGCCAAGGATACAGTGAAACATCTTTACGCTTACTGACAGGAGAATTTATTAGTTGTTCTTCAAATTTATCTAAAACTGGAGTATGGGAGCTTAACTATCCTTCTATAATGGTTACTAGCAATGCAAGTGAACCCATTTTTGCTAAGGTTCCAAGAACAGTTACAAATGTAGGACCTGCAAAATCTACGTACCAAGCGAAAATAGATGCACCCTTTGGAATGAACGTGACAGTGGAACCAGATACACTCTCTTTTAATTCCTCCAACCAGAAGATGTCATACAATGTGAAAATTGAAAGTCGAGAGGTATCAAATGATAAGGCTTTACTCTCAGGTGCATTGACTTGGAGCTATTGCAATTACAGTGTGCGCAGCCCCATTCTTGTATATTATAAAGTAAAACACTAA